A window of Apium graveolens cultivar Ventura chromosome 8, ASM990537v1, whole genome shotgun sequence contains these coding sequences:
- the LOC141679887 gene encoding uncharacterized protein LOC141679887: MYAFNAAIDRVPQWDYCLSLSTTTSHWCLLGVFNCVTSLGEISGGREHWTPAMQAFKDCLANCGLDNVRIVGDIFTWTNKCQNNPVLKRLDTMIANGHWFNSFIEGNIFVKPRGIMDHNSIFFEEPMQLQKLKNLFSSSTSWSIFLGFMMLLKKPGLYNAQALAIIIF; encoded by the coding sequence ATGTATGCTTTCAATGCTGCAATAGACCGAGTCCCTCAGTGGGATTATTGTTTATCTTTGAGTACTACTACCTCACATTGGTGCCTCCTCGGTGTTTTCAATTGTGTTACTAGTCTTGGTGAAATTTCTGGTGGCAGGGAACATTGGACCCCAGCAATGCAAGCATTCAAAGATTGTCTTGCTAACTGTGGCCTTGATAATGTGCGTATAGTGGGGGATATATTTACTTGGACCAATAAGTGTCAAAATAACCCTGTGCTAAAACGCTTAGATACAATGATAGCTAATGGTCACTGGTTCAATTCTTTCATCGAGGGAAATATTTTTGTCAAACCACGTGGCATCATGGACCACAATTCTATCTTTTTTGAAGAGCCAATGCAACTTCAAAAGCTCAAAAACCTTTTCAGTTCTTCAACTTCATGGTCGATATTCCTGGGTTTCATGATGTTATTAAAAAAGCCTGGTCTTTACAATGCTCAGGCCCTTGCTATAATCATTTTCTAA
- the LOC141679888 gene encoding uncharacterized protein LOC141679888: MKDSEHIDNFCMRLTGLVTKIRSLGEVIGEEYVVKKLLRAVPTRFLQILSELEQFGNLETMTVEEVTGALKSYEERLQGQEESSQGHHQLLRSGKNNSVGGSDYRVRDNRVVRDRSTIKCFICGSYGHFVIEYRKLRKVKQQKGEVNLTQLNDEEPALLMVMCERDANDIIRLTEDKKPMNKKEMEKNIWYLDNGASNHMTGHREKFVKLDGIEKGEVRFSDGSLVKIEGKGSIRFACKNGETKELHGVHYIRTLRSNIISLGELTEEENRVEINYDSLWVFDNYGNLLMHVKRSGN, encoded by the exons atgaaggatTCAGAGCACATAGACAATTTCTGTATGAGACTCACTGGATTGGTCACAAAGATCAGATCATTGGGAGAAGTGATTGGAGAAGAATATGTAGTGAAAAAGTTGTTGAGAGCCGTACCAACTAGGTTTCTCCAAATTCTGTCAGAACTTGAACAATTTGGGAACCTGGAGACCATGACAGTTGAAGAGGTTACAGGGGCTTTGAAATCATATGAGGAACGATTGCAAGGACAAGAGGAGAGCAGTCAAGGACATCATCAACTCTTG AGAAGTGGCAAGAACAACTCCGTAGGTGGAAGTGACTACCGTGTGAGGGATAATCGGGTTGTTCGTGATCGAAGTACTATAAAATGTTTTATTTGTGGCTCCTACGGACACTTCGTGATCGAATACAGAAAATTGAGGAAGGTCAAACAACAAAAAGGGGAAGTAAATTTGACTCAATTGAATGATGAAGAACCTGCATTATTGATGGTGATGTGTGAAAGAGATGCAAATGACATAATTAGGCTAACTGAAGATAAGAAACCAATGAATAAGAAAGAAATGGAGAAAAATATATGGTATCTTGATAATGGAGCTAGCAACCATATGACCGGGCATCGAGAAAAATTTGTGAAGCTAGATGGAATTGAAAAAGGAGAAGTAAGGTTTAGTGATGGGTCACTAGTTAAAATCGAGGGGAAAGGAAGCATAAGATTTGCTTGTAAGAATGGAGAAACCAAGGAACTTCATGGAGTGCACTACATACGAACGTTGAGGAGCAATATTATCAGTTTGGGGGAATTAACCGAGGAAGAGAATAGAGTCGAGATAAATTATGACAGTCTGTGGGTATTTGACAATTATGGGAATCTACTGATGCATGTAAAAAGATCAGGAAATTGA